In the genome of Microtus ochrogaster isolate Prairie Vole_2 unplaced genomic scaffold, MicOch1.0 UNK47, whole genome shotgun sequence, one region contains:
- the Ube2s gene encoding ubiquitin-conjugating enzyme E2 S, translating into MNSNVENLPPHIIRLVYKEVTTLTADPPDGIKVFPNEEDLTDLQVTIEGPEGTPYAGGLFRMKLLLGKDFPASPPKGYFLTKIFHPNVGANGEICVNVLKRDWTAELGIRHVLLTIKCLLIHPNPESALNEEAGRLLLENYEEYAARARLLTEIHGGAGGTSSGRAEATRGVGSGATASTDPMTLGVLGGAEGPMAKKHAGE; encoded by the exons ATG AACTCGAACGTCGAGAATCTGCCTCCGCACATCATCCGCCTAGTGTACAAGGAGGTGACAACACTGACGGCCGACCCACCTGATGGCATTAAAGTCTTCCCCAATGAGGAGGATCTCACGGACCTGCAGGTTACCATCGAGGGCCCTG aggGCACCCCCTATGCTGGAGGTCTGTTCCGTATGAAGCTCCTACTGGGCAAGgatttccctgcctctccacccaAGGGCTACTTCCTGACCAAGATCTTCCACCCAAATGTGGGGGCCAATGGTGAGATCTGTGTCAATGTGCTCAAGAGGGACTGGACGGCTGAGTTGGGCATCCGACATGTGTTGCTG ACCATCAAGTGCCTGCTGATCCACCCTAACCCAGAGTCTGCACTCAACGAGGAGGCTGGCCGCCTGCTCTTGGAGAACTATGAAGAGTATGCTGCTCGGGCTCGActgctcacagagatccatgggGGTGCAGGTGGCACCAGCAGTGGGAGGGCTGAGGCTACCCGGGGTGTGGGAAGTGGGGCTACAGCCTCCACTGACCCTATGACCCTAGGAGTCCTGGGAGGAGCCGAGGGTCCCATGGCCAAGAAACACGCAGGCGA atga